In Leptospira sp. WS58.C1, a single genomic region encodes these proteins:
- a CDS encoding chloride channel protein — translation MFGKVLQEFRKRPLSSYFTIKGRRSLFLYCVLTGIVSGLGALLFSRALAWAEYISLESISGLHNTHSGGEFYVSLEPIASIYLGRWALLVLPPLGGLISGWIIWKFSTDSAGTGTDSLIDSFHNKEGKVDPKVPLIKSIATVFTLSSGGSGGKEGPISLIGAGFGSLVANLTKAGARARRTLLLAGTAGGLGAIFHAPLGGALTSVEMVYREDIESDTLVPCIISSVTAFLTYSSFNGFGSVYKVPEIGFIEYKELVFYLFLGIVCYLNGAFLIKVFQFVQEWSKNWKFPMWGKPALGGIPVGIIGYFLPEVLGTGAGVLQDVLEGSFQFPNYASSLDRDIQIIFFFLLLAFLKIITTSFTIGSGGSAGMFGPSLFIGGMLGGALGTFAKLVLGYQVSVASFVLVGMGAFYAGIASAPIAGMVMICEIIGSYSLLPPLMIVSIITFVLSHKLNLYKSQKNTRFQSPAHDWDMNRDLLEGIRIEDIRDRLRNIAEVKTSVLLSQLEEEALKINASDYIVIQENGNYFGMISLRTSRLFLEGRDLTQNLILVKDVADTSILPISIRTNLATAFKALLDMGMDKIPVEENGKYLGYLRYADIISIYFEKTRSAKPVSST, via the coding sequence ATGTTCGGAAAAGTCTTACAAGAGTTCCGAAAAAGACCGCTATCGTCTTATTTCACCATTAAGGGCAGAAGGTCTTTATTTCTATATTGTGTTTTGACCGGGATCGTTTCCGGCTTGGGAGCACTTCTTTTTTCCAGAGCGCTCGCCTGGGCGGAATACATTTCTTTAGAATCAATATCAGGTTTACATAATACGCATTCGGGCGGAGAATTTTACGTTTCGCTTGAACCGATTGCCTCCATTTATTTGGGAAGATGGGCGCTTTTGGTACTTCCACCTTTAGGAGGATTAATTTCGGGTTGGATTATCTGGAAATTCTCTACGGATTCCGCCGGTACTGGAACGGATTCCTTGATAGATTCTTTTCATAATAAAGAAGGTAAGGTGGACCCTAAAGTCCCTCTGATCAAGTCGATCGCAACCGTTTTCACGTTATCTTCCGGAGGAAGCGGAGGAAAAGAAGGTCCGATCTCCTTGATCGGCGCCGGATTCGGTTCCTTAGTCGCAAATTTAACTAAGGCGGGTGCAAGGGCAAGACGCACTCTATTACTCGCCGGGACTGCAGGGGGTCTAGGTGCCATATTTCATGCACCTTTAGGAGGAGCATTAACCTCCGTAGAGATGGTATACAGAGAAGATATAGAAAGCGATACATTGGTTCCTTGTATCATTTCTTCGGTAACTGCGTTCCTGACATATTCTTCCTTTAACGGGTTCGGTTCCGTATACAAAGTTCCGGAGATCGGCTTTATTGAATATAAGGAACTCGTCTTTTATTTGTTTTTAGGGATCGTGTGTTATTTGAACGGTGCCTTTCTTATCAAGGTGTTTCAGTTCGTTCAGGAATGGTCTAAGAACTGGAAATTTCCGATGTGGGGCAAACCTGCGTTAGGCGGAATTCCTGTAGGCATCATAGGTTATTTTTTACCTGAAGTTCTTGGGACTGGGGCAGGAGTTCTGCAAGATGTATTGGAAGGTAGCTTTCAATTTCCGAATTACGCTTCTTCTTTGGATCGAGATATACAGATCATTTTTTTCTTCTTACTACTTGCATTCTTAAAAATTATCACCACTTCGTTTACGATCGGAAGCGGAGGATCCGCAGGAATGTTCGGACCTTCCTTATTTATTGGCGGGATGTTGGGTGGAGCGCTCGGCACATTTGCAAAATTGGTTTTGGGCTATCAGGTATCCGTCGCTTCTTTCGTGCTCGTAGGAATGGGAGCCTTTTATGCGGGGATTGCAAGCGCACCGATCGCAGGAATGGTGATGATCTGCGAGATCATAGGAAGTTATTCACTTCTTCCTCCTTTGATGATCGTTTCCATCATAACTTTTGTGCTTTCTCACAAATTGAATTTGTATAAAAGCCAGAAAAATACTCGTTTCCAATCCCCCGCCCATGATTGGGACATGAACCGAGATTTATTGGAAGGAATACGGATCGAAGATATTCGGGATAGGCTCAGGAATATTGCAGAAGTCAAAACATCCGTTTTACTCTCTCAGCTGGAAGAGGAAGCTTTGAAGATCAACGCCAGCGATTATATCGTAATACAAGAGAATGGAAACTATTTTGGGATGATATCCTTACGCACCAGTCGATTATTTTTAGAAGGAAGGGATCTCACTCAAAACCTGATCCTTGTAAAAGATGTCGCCGACACATCCATTCTTCCGATTTCCATCCGAACAAACCTGGCGACCGCATTTAAGGCCCTATTGGATATGGGGATGGATAAGATTCCTGTGGAAGAGAATGGAAAATATTTGGGATATTTACGTTATGCTGACATTATTTCCATATATTTTGAAAAGACTCGATCTGCTAAGCCGGTTTCAAGCACTTAA